One Malania oleifera isolate guangnan ecotype guangnan chromosome 9, ASM2987363v1, whole genome shotgun sequence DNA segment encodes these proteins:
- the LOC131163892 gene encoding homeobox-leucine zipper protein ATHB-15: MAMSCKDGKPGLDNGKYVRYTPEQVEALERLYHECPKPSSIRRQQLIRECPILSNIEPKQIKVWFQNRRCREKQRKEASRLQAVNRKLTAMNKLLMEENDRLQKQVSQLVYENGYFRQHTQTTTLATKDTSCESVVTSGQHHLTPQHPPRDASPAGLLSIAEETLTEFLSKATGTAVEWVQMPGMKPGPDSIGIVAISHGCTGVAARACGLVGLEPTRVAEILKDRPSWFRDCRAVDILNVLPTANGGTIELLYMQLYAPTTLAPARDFWLLRYTSVLEDGSLVICERSLKNTQNGPSMPAVQHFVRADMLPSGYLIRPCEGGGSIIHIVDHMDLEPWSVPEVLRPLYESSTVLAQKTTMAALRQLRQIAQEVSQSNVNGWGRRPAALRALSQRLSRGFNEALNGFTDEGWSMIGNDGMDDVTILVNSSPDKLMGLNLSFTNGFSTVSNAVLCAKASMLLQNVPPAILLRFLREHRSEWADNNIDAYSAAAIKVGPCSLPGSRVGSFGSQVILPLAHTIEHEEFLEVIKLEGVGHCPEDAMIPRDMFLLQLCSGMDENAVGTCAELIFAPIDASFADDPPLLPSGFRIIPLDSGKEASSPNRTLDLASALEIGPGNRTSTDYTGNGANMRSVMTIAFEFAFESHLQENVASMARQYVRSIISSVQRVALALSPSHLSSHAGLRSPLGTPEAQTLARWICQSYRCYLGMELLKSSGEGSESILKTLWHHSDAIMCCSLKALPVFTFANQAGLDMLETTLVALQDITLEKIFDDHGRKTLCSEFPQIMQQGFACLQGGICLSSMGRPVSYERAVAWKVLNEEENAHCICFMFMNWSFV; the protein is encoded by the exons ATGGCAATGTCCTGCAAGGATGGTAAACCAGGGTTGGACAATGGCAAGTATGTCCGCTACACGCCTGAGCAGGTTGAAGCCCTCGAGAGGCTTTATCACGAGTGCCCTAAACCCAGTTCGATTCGCCGCCAACAGCTCATTAGGGAGTGCCCAATCCTCTCCAACATTGAGCCCAAGCAGATTAAAGTTTGGTTCCAGAACAGAAG ATGCAGGGAGAAGCAGCGGAAGGAGGCGTCCCGCCTTCAAGCCGTGAATAGGAAGCTGACGGCCATGAACAAGCTTTTAATGGAAGAGAATGATAGGTTGCAGAAGCAGGTGTCACAACTGGTGTATGAGAATGGCTACTTTCGCCAACACACCCAGACC ACGACGCTTGCGACCAAAGATACAAGCTGTGAGTCGGTGGTGACGAGTGGTCAACACCATTTGACGCCTCAGCATCCGCCGAGGGATGCTAGTCCTGCAGG GCTTTTGTCCATTGCAGAAGAGACTTTAACAGAGTTTCTTTCAAAGGCCACTGGAACTGCTGTTGAGTGGGTCCAAATGCCTGGAATGAAG CCTGGTCCGGATTCCATTGGAATCGTTGCTATTTCTCATGGTTGCACTGGAGTGGCAGCACGAGCCTGTGGCCTAGTGGGCTTAGAGCCCACAAGG GTTGCAGAAATCCTCAAGGATAGGCCATCGTGGTTCCGCGATTGCCGAGCTGTGGATATTTTGAATGTGCTGCCTACGGCAAATGGTGGAACCATTGAATTGCTGTACATGCAG CTCTACGCGCCAACAACTTTGGCGCCTGCACGTGACTTCTGGTTGTTACGCTATACTTCTGTTTTGGAGGATGGCAGTCTTGTG ATTTGTGAAAGATCACTTAAAAATACTCAAAATGGCCCTAGCATGCCAGCTGTGCAGCATTTTGTGAGAGCAGACATGCTGCCGAGTGGGTACCTGATAAGACCTTGTGAAGGGGGTGGTTCTATCATTCACATTGTTGATCATATGGATTTGGAG CCATGGAGTGTTCCTGAAGTGTTGCGCCCTCTGTATGAGTCCTCAACAGTGCTTGCTCAAAAGACAACAATGGCT GCTCTTCGCCAGCTAAGGCAGATAGCTCAGGAGGTTTCTCAGTCCAATGTCAATGGCTGGGGCAGGCGACCTGCAGCCCTACGAGCGCTAAGCCAGAGGTTGAGCAG GGGTTTTAATGAGGCTCTAAATGGGTTTACTGATGAGGGGTGGTCAATGATTGGAAATGATGGAATGGATGATGTTACTATTCTTGTGAACTCGTCTCCTGATAAATTAATGGGCTTAAATCTTTCCTTCACTAATGGATTTTCAACTGTCAGCAATGCAGTCTTATGTGCTAAAGCATCAATGCTTCTACAG AATGTGCCTCCTGCAATACTGCTTAGATTTTTGCGGGAGCATAGATCAGAATGGGCAGACAACAATATTGATGCTTACTCAGCTGCAGCTATCAAAGTTGGTCCTTGCAGCTTACCAGGGTCTCGCGTTGGAAGTTTTGGAAGTCAAGTTATTCTCCCACTTGCTCACACTATTGAGCATGAAGAG TTCTTGGAGGTCATTAAGTTGGAAGGGGTGGGCCATTGTCCTGAAGATGCGATGATACCTCGAGATATGTTTCTCTTGCAG CTGTGCAGCGGAATGGATGAGAATGCTGTTGGCACTTGCGCTGAACTCATTTTTGCTCCTATTGATGCTTCTTTTGCTGATGATCCACCACTTCTTCCTTCTGGGTTTCGCATCATTCCTCTTGATTCCGGAAAG GAGGCTTCCAGTCCTAATCGCACTCTGGACCTTGCTTCTGCTCTTGAGATTGGTCCTGGAAATAGAACATCTACTGATTATACTGGCAATGGTGCTAATATGAGATCTGTAATGACAATAGCGTTTGAATTTGCATTTGAGAGTCACTTGCAAGAAAATGTAGCATCTATGGCTCGGCAATATGTTCGCAGCATTATATCATCAGTTCAGAGGGTGGCATtagctctctctccctctcatctAAGTTCACATGCTGGTCTTCGGTCACCATTAGGCACTCCTGAAGCACAAACTCTTGCTCGGTGGATTTGCCAAAGCTATAG ATGCTACTTGGGTATGGAGCTACTCAAATCTAGTGGTGAAGGAAGTGAATCCATCCTCAAAACACTTTGGCATCATTCGGATGCTATCATGTGCTGCTCTTTGAAG GCACTGCCAGTTTTCACCTTTGCAAACCAGGCCGGTCTCGACATGCTTGAGACAACCCTGGTTGCTTTGCAGGACATAACTTTGGAAAAGATATTTGATGATCATGGAAGAAAAACTCTCTGCTCAGAGTTCCCACAGATCATGCAACAG GGTTTTGCATGCCTTCAGGGTGGTATCTGTTTGTCAAGCATGGGTCGGCCAGTCTCATATGAGAGAGCAGTGGCCTGGAAGGTGCTGAATGAGGAAGAGAATGCTCATTGCATCTGCTTTATGTTCATGAACTGGTCTTTTGTCTGA